Below is a genomic region from Sphingopyxis terrae subsp. terrae NBRC 15098.
GCGCTGCGCGGGATCGTCGAGCGGCTGGCGCGCGAACGGACCGAAGCGGCGGCGACGCGCAAATCCGAGGGCTGAAGCCATCGCCGCGCCCTCGGCGGCGTCGATCGCCTCGCCCGCATCCGCTTCGTCGATGCCGTCGACGAAAAGCTGCGCGCGCACGCGCCGCGCGCCCAGCCCGCGCCGCGTCATCGCGGCGCCGCGCATCGCGGCGTATTGCCGGTCATCAAGGTAGCGCAGCCGCTCCATACGGTCGGCGATCGCGTCGCAAGCGGCACGCGGATCGGCCGCATCGGTCCATTCGGCCTCGCGCTGCTTGCGCCCCAGATAGCGCAGCAATTTCGCCCGGCTGGTGGCGAATCGCGCCACATAGGCGAGCGCCAATTCGTCGAGTCGCGATGCGTCGAGCGGCTTTTTGCTTCGGTCGGAAGGAGTGCGGCGGTTGGCCATATGCCATGTTTATGCCACAGTCGGGTCCGATTGAGAACGATCAGAGCCCCTATGCCCGGCGGAAAGCCCGGAAAAATGGGCGATTATGTTCAAACAGTCAGGGATCGCGCACGCTCATCATGGCACCGGAAGATGACATGCTTGTTGCCGCATCCCCCGTTTCCCGGGATTCGACACCCCTTATGACCGAAAATTCCGCTCCTGCGGTGGAGGCGCTTGTCCCCACCCCGACCGAATGCGCCCAGCCGCGCCGCTTTTCGAACTTCGCCACCGTCGGCGAAGCGCTCGACTATGCCGCCGCGGGTACGCGCGGGCTCAATTTTCACGATCCGCGCGGGCGCCTGATCCGCCCCT
It encodes:
- a CDS encoding regulatory protein RecX → MANRRTPSDRSKKPLDASRLDELALAYVARFATSRAKLLRYLGRKQREAEWTDAADPRAACDAIADRMERLRYLDDRQYAAMRGAAMTRRGLGARRVRAQLFVDGIDEADAGEAIDAAEGAAMASALGFARRRRFGPFARQPLDDPAQRERQMAAFARAGHSPALARRILAVPPGDAAALAALDAEVALD